A region of the bacterium genome:
CTGTACCGCCCTTTCAAGATTCTTATTCGTAGCAGCAATCAATCGGATGTCCACCCGGATCGGGCGCGTCCCACCTACACGCTCAAATTCCCGTTCCTGCAAAACTCTCAACATCTTGGCCTGAACGGAAGGAGATAACTCAGCGATCTCATCCAGAAAAAGAGTTCCTCCGTTTGCCACTTCCAGTCTTCCTTTCTTTTGGGAAATCGCTCCGGTAAAGGCGCCCTTTTCATGGCCGAACAATTCACTTTCAATCAACGCTTCCGGAAGAGCCGCGCAATTGATCGCAACAAAGGAACCATCCGCGCGATGGCTGTGAGAGTGGATCGATCTTGCCGCCAATTCCTTTCCAGTTCCGCTCTCCCCATAAATCAAAACGGTGGTATCTGCGCCGGCAATTTTCGATATCATCCGAAACACTTTTTGCATGGCGGAACTCTCACCGACAAGCCGGCGTTCCCACTGGATCTCTCCCTGTAACTGACGACTCTTTTCCTTCAAAGACTCTATGTCGCTGACATTCTTGATGGCCGGTGCAGTGACTCCTGCAATCGCATTCAACAATTGAAGGTGTGCCCTGTTCAATGGCACTGTCGAACCCACTGTGTCCAGATAAAGAACCCCCAGTGTGCGGTCTTGCACAACAAAGGGGACACAAATCAGCGATGAGATGTTTTCCTGAGTTCCGGTCAGATCGGTCTGCTGAACATCGACCAACACCCCAATCTTTTCACGGACCACTTGATCGACTATCCGGCGGCTCACAGTAGAGGACTGAGCTTCGGGCATTCTGGAATGCCGCCAAACAGAAATGGGATTATCGGAATTTTCCTGGATCGCCAGTAAAGTTCCCCGATCGCATGGAACGACTTCGAACACGACAGCCAGGAGTTTCCTGGCCAGTGATCCCATATCCTGAGTTTCTGCGACTGCGCTGCTGATCTTGAGAAGGAGATTTAGTTCACTCATATCGTAGATGCGATTCATACTCTCATCCCATCGCATCGTAACTGTGGGGCCCGCGGCCATCGCTTCACCCGAAAGTTCGTTTTCTAAAGGAATCGCTTCCTCATGAGTCAGGAAAAAGAAAAGTGACGCCCCCAGTTCAACGCGATCGCCATGACGCAGAACTCTCTCCCGAACCGGAATGCTATTTACAAACACTCCATTCAAGCTGCTGAGATCGACGATTTTGTAATCCTCCATTTCCTTTTTTATTACACAGTGTCTGCGGGAAAGATGCAGATCTGCGATGGGCAGATGATTGGATGTGTCACGGCCAACCGTAAGATCCTCATCCGTTAACGGAATCGTCACCCCTTTGAGTGGTCCGGTGATCGCATGAAGAGCGGGAGCCATGCTTTGCCGCCATTATAGCAAAACCGCGAATCGTTTCGCGAAGTTGCGACAAACAAGAGCATTTGAACATAAAGGCGAAATTACCTGACATCAACCTTTTCCCGAGAATGTTCAGAAACTCAACCGAACCACATCCGTACCTGGCATACACCTTGCTCAATTCACCACTTGCTGACGATGACAAGGTAGGAAATATAAAGATGGCAAAACTCGATAAGCAAAAAGTAGAAAAATTCAGGAAGGGTGAATTAACCTTCGCCCAATTATTTGATATCAATGCGAAACAAGTTGCGTCGCTTCTTGTAACCGGACACCAATGGTTTGAACAGGGCCGCCTAAAAGATGCAAGAAATATTTTTGAGGGAC
Encoded here:
- a CDS encoding sigma 54-interacting transcriptional regulator, with protein sequence MAPALHAITGPLKGVTIPLTDEDLTVGRDTSNHLPIADLHLSRRHCVIKKEMEDYKIVDLSSLNGVFVNSIPVRERVLRHGDRVELGASLFFFLTHEEAIPLENELSGEAMAAGPTVTMRWDESMNRIYDMSELNLLLKISSAVAETQDMGSLARKLLAVVFEVVPCDRGTLLAIQENSDNPISVWRHSRMPEAQSSTVSRRIVDQVVREKIGVLVDVQQTDLTGTQENISSLICVPFVVQDRTLGVLYLDTVGSTVPLNRAHLQLLNAIAGVTAPAIKNVSDIESLKEKSRQLQGEIQWERRLVGESSAMQKVFRMISKIAGADTTVLIYGESGTGKELAARSIHSHSHRADGSFVAINCAALPEALIESELFGHEKGAFTGAISQKKGRLEVANGGTLFLDEIAELSPSVQAKMLRVLQEREFERVGGTRPIRVDIRLIAATNKNLERAVQEQKFRQDLYYRLNVVSLEMPPLREMADDILLLARYFLFRFSQKLPRKVRSISPQAQEFLMKYDWPGNVRELENILERAMLLGSTESILPEDLPELLLAGKQEKGSISRYHETVNECKRELVLKAFEGTNQNYNEAASRLGIHVSNLYRLVRNLKLENLLKK